The nucleotide sequence CGAATCCATGGTTCCTCACCTCTCAAGTCAGCGCTTCGTCCTGTGCTTTTTTCGGAACGCCGGCGGGCCCGCTCCGTTTCCGAATCGACGCCAAAACGCATCGAGCCAAGGAGAGTCGCCATGTCGCAGACCGTTTCCCATTTCGTCTGGGAGCGTCTTCACGAGTGGGGCGTGCGGCGCATTTTCGGTTTCCCCGGCGACGGCATCAACGGGCTCGTCGGCGCGCTCGACGAGATGAAGGACAAGTTCGACTTCGTGCAAGTCCGGCACGAGGAAATGGCCGCCTTCATGGCCAGCGCCCACGCCAAGTTCACCGGCGAGCTCGGCGTCTGCCTCGCCACCTCGGGTCCCGGCGCCTCGCACCTGCTCACCGGCCTCTACGACGCACGGATGGATCACATGCCGGTGCTGGCCATCGTCGGCCAGCAGGCGCGCACCGCGATCGGCGCGCATTACCAGCAGGAACTCGACATGACCTCGATGTTCAAGGACGTCGCCGGCGCGTTCACCGGCTATGCCATGGTGCCTGCGCAGGTCCGTCACCTGGTCGACCGCGCGGTACGCATCGCCAAGGGGCGCAACCGGGTCACCGCGCTGGTCTTCCCCAACGACCTGCAGGAAAAGAAGTACACCGAGCCGCCGCGCAAGCACGGCGCCGTGTTCTCGGGCATCGGCTACTCGCGCCCGCAGATCGCGCCCGCCCCGGCCGACCTCGAGCGTGCGGCCGAAGTCCTCAATGCCGGCGGGAAGGTCGCGATGCTGGTCGGCGCCGGCTGCAAGGGCGCCACCGATCAGGTCATCGCCATAGCCGATAAGCTGGGCGCCGGCGCGGCCAAGGCGCTGCTCGGCAAGGACGTCCTGTCCGACGACCTGCCGTGGGTCACCGGCTCGATCGGCCTGCTCGGCACCAAGCCGAGCTGGGACCTGATGAAGGAATGCGACACCCTGCTCACGCTCGGCTCGGGATTCCCCTATTCGGAATTCCTGCCCGAGGAAGGCCAGGCGCGCGGAGTGCAGGTCGATATCGAGCCCGAGATGCTCTCGATCCGCTTCCCACACGACGTCAATCTGCAGGGCGACGTAGCGCTGACCATCGAAGCGCTGCTGCCGCTGCTGGAGCAGAAGACCGACACCGGCTGGCGCGACGACATCCGCGGCTGGAAGGAAGACTGGGAGGAGACGCTGCGCGACCGCGCGATGGTTTCCGCCGACCCGGTCAATCCGCAGCGCATCTTCACCGAGCTTTCGCCGCGCCTGCCGGAACGGGCGATCATCACCAGCGACAGCGGGTCGGCGGCCAACTGGTACGCCCGCGACCTCAAGTTCCGTAGCGGCATGATGGGTTCGCTTTCGGGCGGGCTAGCCTCGATGGGCGCCGGCGTGCCGTACGCCATCGCCGCCAAGTTCGGCTATCCCGACCGTCCGGTGATCGCGCTGGTCGGCGACGGGGCCATGCAGATGAACGGCATGGCCGAGCTGATCACGGTCAAGAAATACCACGACAAATGGCCGAACCAGACCTTCGTCGTCTGCGTGCTCAACAACCAGGATCTCAACCAGGTGACTTGGGAACAGCGGGTGATGGAAGGCAATCCCAAGTCGGCGACGACCCAGCGCGTGCCCGATATCCCCTATCACAAGTTCGCGGAGCTGATCGGCTTCGAAGGCATCTTCGTCGACGATCCCGAGCAGCTCGGCGCCGCGTGGGAGCGGGCGCTTTCGAGCGGCAGGCCGACCCTGATCGAGGTCAAGTGCGATCCAGAGGTTCCGCCGCTGCCGCCGCATATCAAGTTCGCCCAGGCTAAGGCTTTCATGACCGCTGCGGTGCAGGGCGACCCAAACGAAGAAAGCATGATCATGGGCAGCGTCAAGCAGGTGTTGAGCTCGGTAATGGCAGACGATTGATGCCCGCGGCCGCGACACGGAGCGCGGCCCGGCTCGTCGCTGGAGGGGCTGCGGCGGTGGCCGGGTCGGTGCTGGCGGACTCCGCGATGGAGCACTACCGCGGATCGTTCGACAACCGCGCCATGCTGCTTCCGATCGCCTCTTCGGCGCTGGCGATCGCTGCCGACAGCCGGCTGGCGTCGGGCCGAGTTACCGGCGCTTCGCCGCTCACTGCCTCGATTCACGCTGCGAGTATTGCGGTGGGCGCAGCCGGGCTCGGCTTCCACACCTACAACGTGACCCGCAAGGCCGGCGGGATAAGCTGGAACAACCTGTTCTACCGTGCTCCGATCGGCGCTCCCGCAGCGCTGGTCACTTCCGGCATGCTGGGTGTTGCCGCACAGGCGTTGGGGAGCGGGGCAAGCTATCTCGGCCCCCTGCCCTTGCTCTCGGGGCGCGCGCTGGCCGGCTTTACCGCGTTGGGCCTGGCCGGTGCATCGGCCGAGGCGGCGCTGCTGCATTTTCGCGGCGCCTATCACGATTCCTTCATGTGGCTGCCGGTGACGCTCCCGCCGCTCTCGGCCGCCGCTCTGGCGCGCGCAGCGATGACCGGGCGGGCCGGGTGGATCACGACCGCGACTCTCGCCGCGACGGCCGCGGTCGGCCTGTTCGGCATGGCGTTTCATGCCTACGGCGTATCGCGCAACATGGGCGGCTGGAAGAACTGGCGGCAAAACATCCTCGCCGGGCCGCCCCTCCCCGCTCCGCCTTCCTTCACCGGCCTGGCCATCGCCGGGCTCGGCGCGCTCATGCTGATCCGCAGGTTCGCCCGTGGCTGACCCGTTCCCCGGCTACGACGTCCTCGACAAGCGCGGCAGCTTGAGCTGGAACGAACCGACCCGCGCGGCGATCGACCACCGGATGAGGCTCGAAGTACCTGGCGGGGTACTAAGTGAAAGGCAGCTTGCAACCCTGCACCTCGTCGCGGCGCGCGTGTGCCCCGATCCCGAAGGCCGGGCGCCGACCACCACGCTGGCGATGGTGGTGGAGAAGATCGCACAGGATGCCAGCGACGGTTTCCGTCACCACACCCTGCCGCGCACCGCAGAATGCTGGCGACGCGGACTCGACGCCATCGAGGCCGAGGCGCAGGCCCGCTACGGCGCGAACTTCGCTAGCCTCGATGCAGCGCAAGCGGACGCAGTCCTGCGTGAGATCGAAAGCGGCAATGTGCGGGCCCGCGAGTGGGATTCCCTGCCCCCGCAGACGTTCTGGAACTGGCGACTGCTCCACGATCTCGTCTCGGCGCACTGGGCGCAGCCGTCGCTATGGAGCGCTATGGGTTTCGGGGGTCCTGCCTCGCCGCGCGGTTATGTCCGCACGTCCGCCAACCGGCGCGATCCGTGGGAGGCGATCGAACGGGGCGAAGACACCAGAGGACTGCCGCGGCATCGTGAATGACGACCCCCAGCAGACGCCCCGCGCAGTGCGAGGCCGCGCGCCCGATGTCTTCACGCCGGGCGGATGGGTACCGATGCGCGAATACGGCGAGAGCGAGGTCGATTTCGTCATCGTCGGGACCGGCGCGGGCGGCGGCACGCTGGCCTGCAAGCTGGCCGAAGCCGGATTCTCGGTCATCGCCATGGACGCCGGGCCATACTGGCGGCCGCTGGAGGATTTCGCCTCCGACGAAGCGCATCAGGAAAAGCTCTACTGGACCGACGAACGGATCGTCGACGGCGCGGACCCGCTCACGATGGGCTCGAACAATTCGGGCAAGTCGGTGGGTGGATCGACCGTGCATTTTGCGATGGTCTCGCTGCGCTTCCGGCCCGAATGGTTCAAGGCGCGCAGCAAGCTGGGCTACGGCGTCGACTGGCCGCTCGATTGGCGCGAAATGTGGACTTATTATCGCGAGGTCGAGCAGGCGCTGTGCATCGCGGGCCCGCTGACCTACCCGTGGGGCCCGAAGCGGCCGCGTTATCCCTACCGCGCGCACAAGCTCAACGCCCCCGCGCGCTATCTCGCGCAAGGGGCGGAAGCTCTGGGGATAGAGTGGACCGAAACGCCGATTGCCACTCTTTCGGCCCCGCGCGGACAAGCCACCCTTGCGTCTATCGCGGCTTCTGCGTGGCGGGCTGCTCGACCAACGCGAAGCAATCGGTGCTCGTCACCTGGCTCCCGCGCGCCCTGGCGGCGGGCGCGGAAATACGCGACCTGGCAATGGTCGGACGGATCGAGACACGAAACGGCCGCGCCACCGGCGTGCATTTTCGCCGCGAGGGCGAATGGCACTTCCAGAAGGCGAGGAACGTCGTGGTGGCGGGCTATGCGATCGAGACGCCGCGCCTGCTGCTGAACTCCGCCAACGACGAGTTCCCCGACGGCCTGGCCAACTCCTCGGGAATGGTGGGCAGGAACCTCATGGTGCAGCTCAACCAGGCCGCGTGGGGACGCCTCGAAGACGAGGTGCGCTCCTACAAGGGGCCGCCGAGCCTGGCGATCTCCGAGCATTGGAACTACGCCGATAGCGGCAAGGATTATCACGGTGGCTGGTGCTATATGAGCCAGGGCCCGCTGCCGATAAGCTGGGCCAACACCCTGTCGCGCTGCCGCGGATTGTGGGGGCAGGCGCTGCTCGACGAGATGAACCGCGCCAACCATTCGGTCGGCCTCAAGATGGTCGGCGAGGTGCTTCCCTACCCGCACAACCGCGTCACCCTCACGGACGAGACCGATCAATACGGGCTGCCGGTACCGCGCGTCACGTACTCGCTCGGCGACAACGAGAAGGCGATGATTCGGCACGCCGTCGATTTCATGGACCGTTCGCTCGAGGCGGTCGGCGCGACCGAGCGCTGGCAGGAGATGGACGACACCTGTCACCTCAACGGCACCGCGCGCATGGGCGACGATCCGGCCACCAGCGTGGTCGATGCCGACTGCCGCAGCTGGGACGTGCCCAACCTGTGGCTCTGCGACGGTTCGGTCTTTCCCACCGTGGGCGGCGTCAACCCGTCGCTGACCATCCAGGCGATTGCCTGCCGCACAGGTGACCGGATTGCGGAACTAGCCCGCCGGGGTGAGCTTTAACTGGATATGAGACAGAACCTTGCCAATCCGCCCGTTGTAGTCGTCACCGGCGCCTCGGCCGGCGTCGGCCGCGCCGTGGTCCGCCGGTTCGCGCGCGACGGAGCGAAAATCGCCCTGATCGCCCGCGGCATCGACGGTCTTCAAGCCGCGAAGCGCGAAGTCGAGGCCGCTGGCGGCGAAGCGTTGGTCTGCCCGTGCGACGTGGCCGAATACGAAGCGGTTGCGGCCGCTGCCGAACGGATCGAGCAGGAACTCGGGCCAATCGATATCTGGGTCAACGCGGCCTTCGCCGGCGTTCTCGGCCCGTTCGCTGAAATGGCCATGGAGGATTACGAGCGCGTCACGCGCGTGACCTATCTCGGCCAGGTGCACGGGAGCCGGGCCGCGCTCGACCGCATGCTGCCGCGCGACCGCGGCTCGATCGTGCTGGTGGGCAGCGCGCTCGCCTACCGCGGGATACCGCTGCAATCGGCCTATTGCGGTGCAAAGCACGCGATCCAGGGGTTCCAGGACTCGCTGCGCTGCGAATTGCTTCACGCGAAGTCCAACGTCCATGTCAGCATGGTCCAGCTGCCCGGCGTCAACACTCCGCAGTTCGACTGGATCAAGTCGCTGATGCCGATGAAGCCCAAGCCGGCGAGCCCGCCGTACCAGCCCGAGATTCCCGCCGAAGCGATTCACTACGCCGCGCACCACAAACGCAAGGAGATCAAGCTCGGCTGGGCGACGCTGCAGGCGATCTGGGGCGATCGGCTCGCCTCGCCGCTGCTCGACCGGTACCTGGCGCGAACCGGGTATTCCGGACAGCAGGACACCGAACCGGTGGCGCCCGACCGCGAGAACAATCTCTACCGGCCGGTACCCGGCGATCGCGGCGCACACGGCCGCTTCGATCGCAAGGCGCGCAGCCGCAGCTCGCAACTTTGGTTGACGACGCACCGCGCGCAGACCGCGCTGGCGGCAGGACTCGCGCTCGCCGCCGGTGGAATAGCGTGGATGGCCAAGCGCGCCCGCGCATGAGCGACAAGCGCATCGAAGACTATGCACTGATCGGCGACGGAGAGACCGCCGCGCTCGTCCATCGCAATGGCACGATAGATTGGCTGTGCCTGCCGCGATTCGATTCGGAAGCCTGCTTCGCCGCGCTGCTGGGCGACGACGAAAACGGTTGCTGGCACTTGCGGTTCGAAGGCGAAACCGGCCGCAGCCGCAGCTACCGCGACGGCAGCTTGATCCTTGAAACCGAAATCACCTGTTCGCAGGGCAAGGCTCGCCAGATCGACTTTATGCCCATGCGCGCGCAAGTCCCGCGCATCGTGCGCATTGTCGAGTGCCTCGAAGGCGAGGTGTCGGTGCGCAATGAGATGCGGCTGCGCTTCGACTACGGGCGGATCCATCCGCTCGTCCGCGGCGCGGGCGACGGGTGCGTCATGGCGATCAGCGGACCCAACGCCGTCAGTCTCGAATTCGACGTACCGATCGAGTTCGCCGACCGCCGCTTTGCCAGCGCGCAGCGTCTCGGCGCCGGGGAGAGGGCCTGCTACGCCTTGACCTGGTTCCCGAGTCACGAAGAGACTCCTGCGCGGATCGACCCGTCCGAGGAACTCGGGAGCACCGAAACCTTCTGGCGCGAGTGGTCTGGTAACATTACGCGAGATGGCCGCTACAGCGCGATGATCGCCCGGTCGCTGATTACCTTGAAGGCGCTGATGTTCACGCCCACCGGGGGAATGGTCGCGGCGCCGACCGCATCGCTTCCCGAACAGCCTGGCGGCGAGCGCAACTGGGATTACCGGTTCTGCTGGCTGCGCGATGCAACCTTCACTCTGCTTGCACTGACCCGTTGGGGCCTCGATGACGAAGCGCGCGACTGGATCAAGTGGCTGCGCCGGACAGTAGGCGGTGAACCCATCGACCTGCAGCCATTCTACCTGGTCGACGGAGAGCGACGCGCGATCGAGTGGCAGGCCGGCTGGCTGCACGGCTTCAACGGCGCGCAGCCCGTGCGGTTCGGCAATCGCGCCGAGGATCAGCTCCAGCTCGACATCTATGGCGAGGTCATCGATTCGCTCTACCAGGCCAGCAAGGAGGGAGTCGGCGACGACGACGATTCCGACCAACTGATTCGCCTGCTCGCTTCGCGCCTCGAGGAAGTATGGCAAAAACCCGACGCCGGTATTTGGGAAAGCAGGGGCGAGCCGCGTCACCATACCTATTCCAAGGTCATGTGCTGGGTCGCTTTCGATCGCGCGTCGGCATGGCTGGAACAGCGCGACACCGCGCTTTCGGCGCACTACCGCGACCTGGCTCGGACGGTCCATGCGCAGGTGCTGGACGAGGGCGTGGATGAGGAGCGCGGGTGCTTCGTGATCGCGTATGGCGATACCGCCGTCGACGCCTCCGCCCTGCGCATTCCCTTGGTCGGGTTCCTGCCGGCAGACGACCTGCGGGTCCGTGCCACCGTCGCGGCGATCGAGACCGACTTATGTCGCAATGGGCTGTTCGCCCGCTACGATACCGCAGCGACCGAAGACGGCGTCGAGGGCTCGGAGGGCGCTTTTGTCGCGGTCTCGTTCTGGTTGGCCGAAGTCTACCACATGCAGGGCCGAATCGACGACGCACGCACCCTCTTCGAGCGCGTGCTGGGCCGCGCCAACGATCTCGGCTTGCTCGCCGAGCAGCTGGAGTTTGGCGGCGACCGTCAGCTCGGCAATTTTCCGCAGGGCTTGTCGCACATTGCTCTACTGGCCGCGGCCGATCGAATGCAGCGCGGGCGAGGCGGGGCCCGCGAACCGGCGCAATCGAAATGAAGCGCGCGGAACTTCAGGGCCTTCAATCCGGTTCGGATATCATGGATCCCGCCGAGCGCAACCTGTCGCACCGTCGCCCACTCTTGGCGGCCATCTGCGCGCTGGGCGCCTGCGCGTGGCTTGGCGCTTGCGCACCGCATGATGGCGATGCGCCCGCCTTGGGCAATCCGGAGGCCGGCGCGCTGGTCATCAGCCGCAAGGCTTGCGGATCGTGTCACACCATTCCCGGCATTACCGGGGCGGATGGGCAAGTCGGTCCGTCGCTCGCCGGTTTGGGCGAACGGCACATCATCGCCGGCACGCTGCCCAATTCGCGCCCGAACCTCGAGTATTACCTGCTGCATCCACAGGAAGTCGTGAAGGGCAACTACATGCCCGACCAGGGTCTAACGGCGCGTCAGGCACGCGATGCGGCCGCTTACTTGCTGGAGCTGCGATGAGACGGATTCGGCAGCTGATTCGCGAACACAAATTGCTGGCCGGGCTGGCAGGAGGCGTTGCGCTCTCGGGCGCCGTGGCCGCTTTGCTAGGGGTGTTCGTCCTGTCCGGCCGATACAACACGGCGGCGAGCAGCCCGCACGCCAAACTGGTCGCCTGGGCGGTCCACACCACCATGGTCAATTCGGTCAAGCGGCGAGCCCCCGAAATGCGGCGTACGCCGCCTCTTTCGAAGGCTCGGCTCCTTTCCGGCGCGACTGAATACGAAGAGCACTGCGTCGAGTGCCACGGCGGCCCGGGCGTGGCGCGCGCGCACTGGGTTAGCGCCATGTTACCGACCCCGCCGTACCTGCTCGATGCGGGAAGCCGCTGGACCCACGGCGAGCTCTACGAAATCGTCAACCACGGCGTGAAGATGACAGCCATGCCGGCGTGGGGAGAGGTCATGTCCCCCCAAGAGGTCGAAGACGTCGTCACATTCGTGGAGCTTTTGCCCAAGATAAGTCCCTCGGAATACGGCCTTCTGCGCAAAGCCGCCCAGATGTCGATCGCTAGAAAGGATTCGACCGATAGTGAAGCCGCGCCTTCCGGCGAGGCGGTGGTCTCCGAACAACTTGGTGAACCCGGTTAAATATCGCAGCAAGGCACCCGCGATATTCAGGAATGGCAGGCCTCAGCCTGCAGCCACGTTCCCGGAGAGAGCGCCTATTGGCCCCCCTCCACGAAGATGCGGAGGAGCAATACGAAAGAAGCCAGGAAGAAGCCCGAGAGGGCTGCGCGAAACGCGTCGGCGTGCTCCTTCCACCACGGCGAGCGATTCATGTCCGCGGCCTCCCGTTATCGGCCGCCCAGCCCCCGCCGAGCGCACGAAACACCCCGATCTGGTAGCGCGATACTTGCGCGTCTTGCTCGGCAAGCTGAGCGCGCGTCTCGGCGAGAGTGCGTTCCGCGTCGAGAACCTGAAGCGAGTCGACCGTGCCCTCGCGTCGCTGAGCACGCAGGATCGCGGCTGCGCGTTCGGCAGCCGCTTGAGCGTCCTGCAAAGTGCGCCGCCGATCGAGCGAACGGGCATATCTCGTCAGCGCGACCTCTGTTTCCTTCAGCGCCTGCAGAACGGCTCCGTCGAAGGCCGCGAGCGATTGCTCGGCGTCGGCATTGGCGGCTTCGATGCGCGCCCTCGTCGCTTCCTGATTTGGGAACACCCAGTCGATCAACGATCCGACGAGGTAGCTTAGCGAACCGCCCGTCAGCAGATCCCCGAGGCTCGTCGCACTCGACCCTGCATTCCCGCCCAGCGTGATGCGGGGATAGAGATCGGCGGTGGCCACGCCGATCCGCGCCGTGTCGGCCGCCAGTCGCCGCTCGGCCGCGCGCACGTCCGGCCGTCTGGCGAGGAGCGACGCCCCGTCTCCGACCGGCAAGGGCGCGGCGATCTCCAAGATCAGTGCCCGGCTTCCCGCGATAGGCGGCAAGTCCGCCGGGGCGCGGCCGGTCAGCGTTGCGAGCGCGAAAAGCGCAGCGCGCCGCTCGGCTTCGAGCGCCGGAATTTCGGCCGCCCGCTGCTCGCGCAGCGTCTCGATCCGGGCGACGGCCAGTCCGTCCTCCAGGCCCGCATCGTGCCGTCGATTCGTCAGGTGCAGCGTCTCGTCGAGCAGACCGACTATCGATTTGGCGACCGCGATCCGCGCGGCCGCGCTCGCCGCGTCGGCATAGGCCCGCGTGGTATC is from Croceibacterium aestuarii and encodes:
- a CDS encoding SDR family oxidoreductase, producing the protein MRQNLANPPVVVVTGASAGVGRAVVRRFARDGAKIALIARGIDGLQAAKREVEAAGGEALVCPCDVAEYEAVAAAAERIEQELGPIDIWVNAAFAGVLGPFAEMAMEDYERVTRVTYLGQVHGSRAALDRMLPRDRGSIVLVGSALAYRGIPLQSAYCGAKHAIQGFQDSLRCELLHAKSNVHVSMVQLPGVNTPQFDWIKSLMPMKPKPASPPYQPEIPAEAIHYAAHHKRKEIKLGWATLQAIWGDRLASPLLDRYLARTGYSGQQDTEPVAPDRENNLYRPVPGDRGAHGRFDRKARSRSSQLWLTTHRAQTALAAGLALAAGGIAWMAKRARA
- a CDS encoding efflux transporter outer membrane subunit, encoding MRHPAFAFVSLSALALAGCAVGPDYVAPTPQSSAATGPFLSLDPAAVRPTELPTGWWHLYNDPVLDGLVSDALAANTDVRQAKARIARARAVLRGAGAERLPQSSLSAGGSYARTPDSQLMPGADRESANFDLGLDVSYEVDAFGRISRGIEASRADLEVAQAEADAVRVVVVADTTRAYADAASAAARIAVAKSIVGLLDETLHLTNRRHDAGLEDGLAVARIETLREQRAAEIPALEAERRAALFALATLTGRAPADLPPIAGSRALILEIAAPLPVGDGASLLARRPDVRAAERRLAADTARIGVATADLYPRITLGGNAGSSATSLGDLLTGGSLSYLVGSLIDWVFPNQEATRARIEAANADAEQSLAAFDGAVLQALKETEVALTRYARSLDRRRTLQDAQAAAERAAAILRAQRREGTVDSLQVLDAERTLAETRAQLAEQDAQVSRYQIGVFRALGGGWAADNGRPRT
- a CDS encoding c-type cytochrome, which codes for MRRIRQLIREHKLLAGLAGGVALSGAVAALLGVFVLSGRYNTAASSPHAKLVAWAVHTTMVNSVKRRAPEMRRTPPLSKARLLSGATEYEEHCVECHGGPGVARAHWVSAMLPTPPYLLDAGSRWTHGELYEIVNHGVKMTAMPAWGEVMSPQEVEDVVTFVELLPKISPSEYGLLRKAAQMSIARKDSTDSEAAPSGEAVVSEQLGEPG
- a CDS encoding thiamine pyrophosphate-requiring protein; this encodes MSQTVSHFVWERLHEWGVRRIFGFPGDGINGLVGALDEMKDKFDFVQVRHEEMAAFMASAHAKFTGELGVCLATSGPGASHLLTGLYDARMDHMPVLAIVGQQARTAIGAHYQQELDMTSMFKDVAGAFTGYAMVPAQVRHLVDRAVRIAKGRNRVTALVFPNDLQEKKYTEPPRKHGAVFSGIGYSRPQIAPAPADLERAAEVLNAGGKVAMLVGAGCKGATDQVIAIADKLGAGAAKALLGKDVLSDDLPWVTGSIGLLGTKPSWDLMKECDTLLTLGSGFPYSEFLPEEGQARGVQVDIEPEMLSIRFPHDVNLQGDVALTIEALLPLLEQKTDTGWRDDIRGWKEDWEETLRDRAMVSADPVNPQRIFTELSPRLPERAIITSDSGSAANWYARDLKFRSGMMGSLSGGLASMGAGVPYAIAAKFGYPDRPVIALVGDGAMQMNGMAELITVKKYHDKWPNQTFVVCVLNNQDLNQVTWEQRVMEGNPKSATTQRVPDIPYHKFAELIGFEGIFVDDPEQLGAAWERALSSGRPTLIEVKCDPEVPPLPPHIKFAQAKAFMTAAVQGDPNEESMIMGSVKQVLSSVMADD
- a CDS encoding gluconate 2-dehydrogenase subunit 3 family protein: MADPFPGYDVLDKRGSLSWNEPTRAAIDHRMRLEVPGGVLSERQLATLHLVAARVCPDPEGRAPTTTLAMVVEKIAQDASDGFRHHTLPRTAECWRRGLDAIEAEAQARYGANFASLDAAQADAVLREIESGNVRAREWDSLPPQTFWNWRLLHDLVSAHWAQPSLWSAMGFGGPASPRGYVRTSANRRDPWEAIERGEDTRGLPRHRE
- a CDS encoding GMC oxidoreductase, with product MVQGAQQAGLRRRLAARLARNVDLLSRGRAGAVHRGPADLPVGPEAAALSLPRAQAQRPRALSRARGGSSGDRVDRNADCHSFGPARTSHPCVYRGFCVAGCSTNAKQSVLVTWLPRALAAGAEIRDLAMVGRIETRNGRATGVHFRREGEWHFQKARNVVVAGYAIETPRLLLNSANDEFPDGLANSSGMVGRNLMVQLNQAAWGRLEDEVRSYKGPPSLAISEHWNYADSGKDYHGGWCYMSQGPLPISWANTLSRCRGLWGQALLDEMNRANHSVGLKMVGEVLPYPHNRVTLTDETDQYGLPVPRVTYSLGDNEKAMIRHAVDFMDRSLEAVGATERWQEMDDTCHLNGTARMGDDPATSVVDADCRSWDVPNLWLCDGSVFPTVGGVNPSLTIQAIACRTGDRIAELARRGEL
- a CDS encoding glycoside hydrolase family 15 protein, producing MSDKRIEDYALIGDGETAALVHRNGTIDWLCLPRFDSEACFAALLGDDENGCWHLRFEGETGRSRSYRDGSLILETEITCSQGKARQIDFMPMRAQVPRIVRIVECLEGEVSVRNEMRLRFDYGRIHPLVRGAGDGCVMAISGPNAVSLEFDVPIEFADRRFASAQRLGAGERACYALTWFPSHEETPARIDPSEELGSTETFWREWSGNITRDGRYSAMIARSLITLKALMFTPTGGMVAAPTASLPEQPGGERNWDYRFCWLRDATFTLLALTRWGLDDEARDWIKWLRRTVGGEPIDLQPFYLVDGERRAIEWQAGWLHGFNGAQPVRFGNRAEDQLQLDIYGEVIDSLYQASKEGVGDDDDSDQLIRLLASRLEEVWQKPDAGIWESRGEPRHHTYSKVMCWVAFDRASAWLEQRDTALSAHYRDLARTVHAQVLDEGVDEERGCFVIAYGDTAVDASALRIPLVGFLPADDLRVRATVAAIETDLCRNGLFARYDTAATEDGVEGSEGAFVAVSFWLAEVYHMQGRIDDARTLFERVLGRANDLGLLAEQLEFGGDRQLGNFPQGLSHIALLAAADRMQRGRGGAREPAQSK
- a CDS encoding c-type cytochrome, with the protein product MDPAERNLSHRRPLLAAICALGACAWLGACAPHDGDAPALGNPEAGALVISRKACGSCHTIPGITGADGQVGPSLAGLGERHIIAGTLPNSRPNLEYYLLHPQEVVKGNYMPDQGLTARQARDAAAYLLELR